A DNA window from Hydra vulgaris chromosome 13, alternate assembly HydraT2T_AEP contains the following coding sequences:
- the LOC136089910 gene encoding clumping factor B-like encodes MYCNTHDIVRIELPNPGSTMQFIHHNRSMRVPFVVYADFESFIKPVNTYTQLNTHDHKLKLIKIYTNNIKEINQKIIKAVKQYYKYYDEECINNVDISIYFIQNTDKYAPFINLADKDLRDKDIKDKVKEAYCNNDNVNLEIHYIRNIDKYDLISYYDDIIIYKTGRINEESDEESDEESDEESDEESDEESDEESDEESDEESDEESDEESDEESDEESDEESDEESDEESDEESDEESDEESDEGSDEESDEESDKEIEETEETDNTNVIVNIAINSKKLKNLTINH; translated from the exons ATGTATTGTAATACACATGATATAGTGCGCATTGAACTTCCTAATCCAGGTTCAACAATGCAATTTATTCATCATAATAGGTCGATGAGAGTACCATTTGTTGTGTATGcagactttgaaagttttattaaacccGTTAATACTTATACTCAATTAAATACCC ACGatcataaattaaagttaataaagatatatacaaataatattaaagaaattaatcaaaaaataataaaagctgtaaaacaatattacaaatACTACGATGAAGAATGTATTAATAATGTTGATATTTCAATCTATTTCATACAAAACACTGATAAATATGCTCCATTTATAAACTT aGCTGATAAAGATTTAAGAGATAAAGATATAAAAGACAAAGTAAAAGAAGCTTACTGTAATAATGATAACGTAAACTTAGAAATCCATTACATTAGAAACATTGATAAATATGACTTAATTTCATATTATgatgatattataatatacaaaactGGACgtatta ATGAAGAGTCAGATGAAGAGTCAGATGAAGAGTCAGATGAAGAGTCAGATGAAGAGTCAGATGAAGAGTCAGATGAAGAGTCAGATGAAGAGTCAGATGAAGAGTCAGATGAAGAGTCAGATGAAGAGTCAGATGAAGAGTCAGATGAAGAGTCAGATGAAGAGTCAGATGAAGAGTCAGATGAAGAGTCAGATGAAGAGTCAGATGAAGAGTCAGATGAAGAGTCAGATGAAGGCTCAGATGAAGAGTCAGATGAAGAGTCAGATAAAGAGATTGAAGAGACTGAAGAGACTGATAATACTAATGTAATTGTGAATATTGCAATTAATTCTAAGAAACTAAAGAATCTAACAATTaatcattaa